The sequence GTTCCCAAGTGGTGGTAGCACTGGCAGCCCTCCGATCTCGCCAAGAGACAGTGAAGAGATGAAGGTAGCGCTTGTTGTCTCTCCTCTAGTGTTACTTTGGAATGCTACCGAACAATTGAAAATGACTTATTTGACCCATGGGATAGCAATCAATGAATTTGTAATCCTTTCCCAGCTCAACACTAAATTGTTTCTATACACTTCTAACAGCAATAAATGCACTGATGCAGGAATTATTTTTACTTCATCAAGCACTCACTCCAGAGTTTCTTTCAAGTCAGCAGTTGCTAAAAAATGGGGtactttattattaatattcagCAAAATATATAAACTCGCAAGCCTTTTTTAATGTATGTTTGTTATCGCTTTACTCTCTGCAGCTATACAAGAGCATATTAAAGGGGAGAACGATGGGAAGATGGCTGAAGGATcagaaagagaggaagaagcAGGAGATCAGAACCCAAAATGCTCATGTGCACGCAGCTGTATCTGTGGCAGgggttgctgctgctgttgctgcacTAGCTGCTTCAAATGCAATGTCAGTGGAATTGGCTGCAACCCAGCAGAAGACGCCTTCCAAGCTGTCTTCTGCAGTGGCGTCAGCAGCGGCTTTAGTAGCATCTCACTGCATTGAGATTGCAGAGGACATGGGAGCTGATCATGACCAAATCTTAACTGTTGTCAACTCTGCAATTAATGCAAGGACTAATGGAGATGTCATGACCCTAACAGCTGGAGCAGCTACAGGTGACAGAATGTTACTTCAATTGCCTCTTAAATTATTTCAAGCCTTCATGGTTCAAAATTCTGTCATCTTTACTTTTAAGACCCGACAAATTCACAAGTGCATCTAGAGATGATACACAATGACATTAGGTATAAAACCTAGAGGCTTAAATGCAATTAGGCCTCAAGTGGGCACCATTCAAGGATTGAAAAGGGACATGGCGGGAAGAAACTATCTCAAGGAATCGAATACTCTCCTGTTGATGTTACAATTCCTAAATGATATATGAAGTGATGTCTACTTGATGAAAACATTTACAAATGCAGCCTTAAGAGGAGCAGCCACCCTAAGGGCAAGGATGCAAAAGGGGCCTGGAACTACAGCCTTCGTTCTGGGGGAGGAAAAGGGCGAAGAAGACAAAGAAGCAAACATCACAGCTGCACTGAATTTTGTGACTAAAGGAGGAGAGCTTCTCAAGCGTACAAGGAAAGGTAGAAGTTTTGAAAACTTGATACTCTAAAGGTTCATGCTTTAGTGGTACAGTTGCATTAACATTCCCCATAAGCAAGCTGGAACCCGCACTAACCATCACACAAATATTGATGGCAGGAGCTCTCCATTGGAAACGAGTTTCGTTTAACATCAACTCAAGTTGGCAGGTAAAAAGACAGGGGACATGCAATGCATCATGCAGCTATATTAACCATTCCAAGCAACGAATTGAATCAATTTCCCACTCTCTCTAGGACTTAAAAGCTACTTTTCTTGGTGTTTTGTTAATCATCTCTATAActttttcttgcattcttcttaactaaaaatttgaattgaaacaGGTGATAGTTAAAATGAAAAGTAAGCACATGGGAGGAACattcacaaaaaagaaaaagtgtaAGCAGAGACTCAAACCCAGAACAAACCCCATTACCTCTCCTCGTCCATCAACTGATTATAGCTATGTTGTAATTGCAGGTGTTGTCTCTGGAGTCTACACCGACATCCTAGCATGGCCTGGAAGGGATAAGGCGGACTGGAGCGGTCGCAGAGCCTACTTTGCGATAAAAACAGTTGAAAGAGTTATAGAGTTTGAATGCAGCAAGGCTGACAAACAGATGTGGACGGAGGGGATTCAGCACATGCTGAATTGCCGTACCAGCCTAACATGAAATCCACAACAATTTCGGATTGCTGCAAAACTAGATTTTGACTTTGCAAAGCAATTAACATGGAAACTGTTTCTCAGGCTTAGTTGACATGTATTGGGCGAGGGCAACAAGAATTGCACTAATAACAACCGTTACAATCATATATGTACATGGTAAATTGAGGGGTTTCAAGAATCTTCCtatgaatttaataaagaaatgtTGCAGTTGTCATGGTCACTCCAGTTCCTTCAAAAAGTCTACATTATCAACAAAGACCTGCAAGACGAGGAAAGCTTAACAGATCATTTCATTTGCATTAACACATCTTACTATAGAGAATAAACTACCCTTGAAATCATTTATACGTAAACCGAAAATTGGATATTTTAAGCTGATCTCTTCATCTAGCATTCGTGGACGATAAGGAAATTAGTTTGCTTATGTCCTGTTCTAATCAATATTGTCTCGGACCATCAACTGATTTGGAAATGATTATCCACTAGAAAAAAATTCTCGACAAAGGCATGACAAAATCTTCGCTGACTCTCGTAGCCAGGGTGAACTCAAAATTCATATCTAAATTCCTCACAGAGCACAAGCACATAAGAATGTTTTAACTAACTTTCTAGGTTTCAACAGACCAAGATTTAAAGCATTTTCCTTCTACATTTACCCTATTATGTAATCACAAATCCCAATCTTCAAGAAACTACGAATTTGGCCAAAGCAACAAATCACGAGAAAGTAAAAACTAGATGACCTTTTAAGTAGGGGAAACTATAGTGAGAAATACTTATAGATACAGTTAGAGAACCATGATAGCAAAAGATaaacagaaaatataaaaaacataccGATTTCCAACCATCAGGGTCCAAGCAAGCAGTAATCTTGGTGTTGATAACTGGTATAGGCCCAGGTTCACGGATAATTTTCCCTCCACACTGCTTGACTGCCTCTGCACTCTTATAGACATCATCTGTGCCTATGGCAATCTGGTAGAGATATAAACACTCAATTTTCACATATAACAACATAGAGTAAAAACCAGATGAGAAGACTAAAAGATATGACATAATACGCGACCATGGCAGGCAAGAATGATTTAAATGGTGTGAAACTAGATTACTGTAGTATATGCTGCTGGAGAAGGTAAGAATTCACCTGCGCATAGCCATTTCCCTTGCTGTATTCTGTAATCCCATAGTTATATGTCAGCTCCAGCACTGCATTTTTATCTTCAGGACCATAACCCATCAGGGCTACCGTATACTGTGAAGGTAGAAATAACAACCAACCACTTAGACTGGCATGTTATGCCTTACAATGTACTCGAGGAAAACGGGAAATGCTTCTGTAGAGAAAAACTTGTAACATCAAGGACACCAAATCAATAACAGAACAGGTTTAATAGAAACCATGAATTTGGTGCAGCAGTGTCAAGTTTATTAGCAACTTAGATCAAAACTGAACCATTTATTCCATTGGTTATGCAGAtggccaggaaaaaaaaaaaaaaaaccaatgccATTTGATGCTAGGCAGAACGGGTAATCATTTTACCTTGTACTCAGGGTTATCCCTTCTGCGTAGAAGCTCCATTCCAAAAGACttcaaattcaagaaagaaaaacatcagtatgataaaaaagaaaaggaaagcatcAGAACTCCAGGCAGTTTCCAGTGATGACAGCTGAAGAAGCAAGTGCCACTGCTTTAATTTCATTGAACATAAAAGGTTCTGCCAGCATGGATTACTGATTACCTTCTTATAGAAATTTATGGAGCGGTCAAGATCACCCACTCGAAGCATCACTTGGCATAGGGGCTCAGGCGTAAGGCCTCTCTCCAAGAGCTCAAACTTATAACCGTTTGGGTCTTCAACAAAAGCAATCTTTGTACTTCCACCTTTAACAGGAACTGGTTCTCTAGTAACCTTGCCCCCCTTTGCCTTGACAAGATCAACTGTCCTCGAAACCTGCATTGATGAAAATTGAGTACAAACCCAGCGTAAGTTTATGAATTTGACCTAATGAAATTGACGTTACAACTCCCTAGTCACCTCGCAATTCTCTGGATTGCAAGCACATGAAATTCAAACCCTCTCTTACAACTCCCTAGTCACCTCGCAATTCTCTGGATTGCAAGCACATGAAATTCAAaccctctctcttttctttttctatttgtgGTGAGGCATTGTGAGAGATAGTTAAGTTTTTCAGCAAGTAAAAATATTCAAGCAAGCAAGCATTTCAAGAATACACTCAACAGTCAAATTCCACAGGGAAAGCAAACAATTTTTAAGAAAGAGTAACTTACATCTTCTACTGCAATACCAAAATGTCCAAACCCATCTCCAATGTCATACTTGTCAACTCCATAATCTGCGAGcattagaaaaattgaaaagaccaaaaattcatatgaaatacCAAAAGTCGATATAAAATCTGCGATACTACACAGATccaattaatgataaaaatcgAAAAAAGGGTAATTACTCACTATAAGTAAGTTCAACAGTAAAGTTAGTGTCTTCAGGTCCATATCCAAGAAAAGCATTGCTATATCTATCTTCAGGTATATCACGTTTCCTTAACAGCTTCATGCCCAGACATTCAGTATAAAATCTGCAAATTCCCATTTAGCAACCATCAAATTATCCACAATTATAGCAAACCTCACATTGCTACGCTAAGAAAGAACAATCCTTGCATCACATAAAGGAACTAAAGAGACATACTTTATAGTCTTATCCAAGTCCCCAACACTATAAACGACATGAAGCATTCTTCTTTTGTCATTCTTGACCCACTCTAGCACATTTTGGTCAGTAACTTCACTACTTCTTGCGGGTGCTAAGTTTCCACTTAAGAACTGTGATTGTGGGATAACTATAAAGAATCCCAATATACTTAATATCAGTTTAATCATTAGCAAATATAACATTTAGTGGTAAAGGATAAAGAGAAGTGAAGGGTTCTAGCTTACCAGCTCCAAGTTGAAAAAGAGCCAGTCTTCTTGAAGGATTGTAATTGCAAGTGACTGTTCTGTTACTATTACTCTTCTTAATATTGCCAATCAATGGGGAAGAAAGTTTCAAGGAATGTGGGATAAGATAAGATTTATTCTGTGTCGAGACAGTGAgacaagtagaagaagaagaagaagaagataatgacGGTGCTGTTACTGTTCTTAACATTTTGTAgatccttctctttctcttctttctctgtttATAGTTTCGTCTGTCTTCGTATCTGTGCTTGGTTAAAACTGTTTCTGACTTTTAATTGTTTCCCATGTTATCCACTCCACTTGCAAGTTTTGCTATTGGCTTTGAAGACATCCTCAACGCAAGAGGTAAATGAAGAgccagaaataaaaataaaaataaattttagttttttttttcttggtttctagCTTTAAAAGAATAGCCAAATAAAAagccaaaataatatatatatatataagcattaaaatagattatttaaatatttattttttgcatctcCACaacttttctcaatatttttctcaaaaaagccaaaaatattaatattaatattaatattaatattaatattaaatatattaatgtatAAATAGGTTGTTAGGATGACTTTTtcccattaaaattatatttacactattcaaaaaattatattaataatctgatttttttaaatggctTTTATTAAAGATGCTCTAAAGCTTTTGTTTAAGGCCCATATTCTAACTTTCTAATTTTACTACTTGAACTAAATGGATACTTGTATGTTTACGAGAAATGGACCCcattctaaataataataataataataataacttgcCTTGATCACTAAATCTTCACCCATTCTTCTGTTAAGCTTTTCAAAACTTTCTATTAGAAATATATAGTATGATGCattgggagaaaaaaaaaactagcaaacacaaccgatattttattttatcaaatagagtccttatataaaattttaatttaaaattttattattaaatatttatcttttaatagttttttgtttaatagatttaaagtccttaaataaatctaaaaattaatatcaacaatctaagaaacatgaaattaaaggaaaaaccaATACAAGTCCTAAACACACTAGGAAATGCATTTGGCACTATATAGTTAACTCATTCAcataaaacaaaccaataatCAATTTTCAAAACACTCATAATCTTTGTAAAACCATTATTAACCTTCAATGACATGTTGCACGTTGTGCAattttgatgcgaacctcgtggtcacgtggtcacgcggtcacaatcaagattgagatctaatccTAAAAAGCCAAAATAgatctgatatgagtgtgataTAATGGAAACCTGCCTCAAGACACCAACATTATtgaaatgagtagaatgacaccactaagccaattaatctttgataagtcagattcaggtCATTTAAGAACTAAAAAATGCAAGAAAGTTTCAAGGAATGTTGGATAAGATAAGATTTATTCTATGTCGAAACAGTGAGACatgtagtagaagaagaagaagaagaagaagaagaagaagataatgacGGTGTTGTTACTATTCTTAACATTTTATAGATCCTTCTCTtactccttctctttctttctctgtttatAGTTTCGTCTGTCTTCATATATGTGCTTGGTTAAAACTATTTCtgacttttaattgttttccatGTTATCCACTCCACTTGCAAGTTTTGCTATTGGCTTTAAAGACATCCTCCACACAAGAGGTAAAAGAAGAGCcagaagtaaaataaaaataaattttaggcttttttttcttggtttctagCTATAAAAGAATAgccaaataaaaatccaaaataatatatatatatatatatatatatatatatataaaagcattaaaatagattatttaaatatttattttttgcatctcCACaacttttctcaatattttttctcaaaaaagccaaaaaattaatattacatatATTAATGTATAAATAGGTTGTTAGGATGATTTTTtcccattaaaattatatttatactattcaaaaaattatattaataatttgattttttttaatggctt is a genomic window of Populus alba chromosome 18, ASM523922v2, whole genome shotgun sequence containing:
- the LOC118032803 gene encoding VAN3-binding protein isoform X1, with the protein product MRSCTEGQILESQQSDIAKLRMSSCSTKSLLQKLEDIDENGPASWLPVSCAAPETPTESMEFLARSWSVSAMELSKALSNTHVAIDNVEKASCFCSAEAEALDASSTTSKESQFPSGGSTGSPPISPRDSEEMKELFLLHQALTPEFLSSQQLLKNGLYKSILKGRTMGRWLKDQKERKKQEIRTQNAHVHAAVSVAGVAAAVAALAASNAMSVELAATQQKTPSKLSSAVASAAALVASHCIEIAEDMGADHDQILTVVNSAINARTNGDVMTLTAGAATALRGAATLRARMQKGPGTTAFVLGEEKGEEDKEANITAALNFVTKGGELLKRTRKGALHWKRVSFNINSSWQVIVKMKSKHMGGTFTKKKKCVVSGVYTDILAWPGRDKADWSGRRAYFAIKTVERVIEFECSKADKQMWTEGIQHMLNCRTSLT
- the LOC118032803 gene encoding VAN3-binding protein isoform X2, with the protein product MRSCTEGQILESQQSDIAKLRMSSCSTKSLLQKLEDIDENGPASWLPVSCAAPETPTESMEFLARSWSVSAMELSKALSNTHVAIDNVEKASCFCSAEAEALDASSTTSKESFPSGGSTGSPPISPRDSEEMKELFLLHQALTPEFLSSQQLLKNGLYKSILKGRTMGRWLKDQKERKKQEIRTQNAHVHAAVSVAGVAAAVAALAASNAMSVELAATQQKTPSKLSSAVASAAALVASHCIEIAEDMGADHDQILTVVNSAINARTNGDVMTLTAGAATALRGAATLRARMQKGPGTTAFVLGEEKGEEDKEANITAALNFVTKGGELLKRTRKGALHWKRVSFNINSSWQVIVKMKSKHMGGTFTKKKKCVVSGVYTDILAWPGRDKADWSGRRAYFAIKTVERVIEFECSKADKQMWTEGIQHMLNCRTSLT
- the LOC118032803 gene encoding uncharacterized protein isoform X3 → MRSCTEGQILESQQSDIAKLRMSSCSTKSLLQKLEDIDENGPASWLPVSCAAPETPTESMEFLARSWSVSAMELSKALSNTHVAIDNVEKASCFCSAEAEALDASSTTSKESELFLLHQALTPEFLSSQQLLKNGLYKSILKGRTMGRWLKDQKERKKQEIRTQNAHVHAAVSVAGVAAAVAALAASNAMSVELAATQQKTPSKLSSAVASAAALVASHCIEIAEDMGADHDQILTVVNSAINARTNGDVMTLTAGAATALRGAATLRARMQKGPGTTAFVLGEEKGEEDKEANITAALNFVTKGGELLKRTRKGALHWKRVSFNINSSWQVIVKMKSKHMGGTFTKKKKCVVSGVYTDILAWPGRDKADWSGRRAYFAIKTVERVIEFECSKADKQMWTEGIQHMLNCRTSLT
- the LOC118032804 gene encoding lactoylglutathione lyase, coding for MLRTVTAPSLSSSSSSSTCLTVSTQNKSYLIPHSLKLSSPLIGNIKKSNSNRTVTCNYNPSRRLALFQLGAVIPQSQFLSGNLAPARSSEVTDQNVLEWVKNDKRRMLHVVYSVGDLDKTIKFYTECLGMKLLRKRDIPEDRYSNAFLGYGPEDTNFTVELTYNYGVDKYDIGDGFGHFGIAVEDVSRTVDLVKAKGGKVTREPVPVKGGSTKIAFVEDPNGYKFELLERGLTPEPLCQVMLRVGDLDRSINFYKKSFGMELLRRRDNPEYKYTVALMGYGPEDKNAVLELTYNYGITEYSKGNGYAQIAIGTDDVYKSAEAVKQCGGKIIREPGPIPVINTKITACLDPDGWKSVFVDNVDFLKELE